One window of Arvicola amphibius chromosome 6, mArvAmp1.2, whole genome shotgun sequence genomic DNA carries:
- the A3galt2 gene encoding alpha-1,3-galactosyltransferase 2 isoform X2, producing MALKGLKAKKRLVWQLLLTAFGFLGLYLCRLGSLRSLEVFLPMGICPRATMPLLRDNFTGVLRHWARPEVLTCTSWAAPIIWDGTFDPHVAEQEARRQNLTIGLTVFAVGRYLEKYLEHFLDSAEQHFMVGQSVVYYVFTDRPEAVPYVTLGQGRLLRVERVQQEKRWQDVSMARMRTLHEALGGQLGQEADYVFCLDVDQHFTSNFGPETLADLVAQLHAWHYHWPRWLLPYERDKRSAAALSFGEGDFYYHAALFGGSVAALRKLTAHCAFGQQLDRESGIEAIWHDESHLNKFFWLYKPTKVLSPEFCWDLQIGWRTEIHTPRLLWEPKEYALVRN from the exons ATGGCTCTCAAGGGACTCAA GGCCAAGAAGAGACTCGTGTGGCAGCTCCTCCTGACTGCATTTGGCTTCTTAGGCCTGTACCTGTGCAGGCTCGGTAGTCTCAG GTCGTTAGAAGTCTTCCTCCCCATGGGCATCTGCCCTAGGGCCACAATGCCTCTGCTGAGGGACAACTTTACAGGTGTCCTGCGACACTG GGCCCGGCCTGAAGTCCTCACCTGTACCTCTTGGGCAGCACCTATCATTTGGGATGGTACCTTCGACCCACATGTAGCCGAGCAAGAGGCGAGACGGCAGAACCTCACCATTGGACTGACTGTGTTTGCTGTAGGCAG GTACCTGGAGAAGTACCTGGAACACTTTCTGGACTCTGCAGAGCAGCACTTCATGGTGGGTCAGAGCGTGGTGTACTATGTGTTCACCGATCGCCCGGAAGCAGTGCCCTATGTGACGCTGGGCCAAGGTCGCCTGCTGCGGGTGGAACGTGTGCAGCAAGAGAAACGCTGGCAGGATGTGTCCATGGCGCGCATGCGCACGCTACACGAGGCGCTGGGAGGGCAGCTGGGGCAAGAGGCTGACTATGTATTCTGCCTGGATGTTGACCAGCACTTCACCAGTAACTTCGGGCCCGAGACACTGGCTGATCTGGTGGCGCAGCTGCACGCCTGGCACTACCACTGGCCGCGGTGGCTGCTGCCCTATGAGCGGGACAAGCGATCAGCTGCTGCCCTGTCGTTTGGCGAGGGCGACTTCTACTACCACGCGGCCTTGTTCGGGGGCAGTGTGGCGGCACTGCGCAAGCTGACGGCTCACTGTGCGTTTGGCCAGCAGCTGGACCGTGAGAGTGGCATCGAGGCGATCTGGCACGACGAGAGCCACCTCAACAAGTTCTTCTGGCTGTACAAGCCCACCAAGGTTCTGTCGCCTGAGTTCTGCTGGGATCTGCAAATTGGCTGGAGGACAGAGATCCACACCCCTCGCCTGCTCTGGGAGCCCAAGGAGTATGCACTTGTGCGAAACTAG
- the A3galt2 gene encoding alpha-1,3-galactosyltransferase 2 isoform X1 codes for MALGAEWGLSWLRSHGCYRKQEGQRQRGQGTPTWALPRAKKRLVWQLLLTAFGFLGLYLCRLGSLRSLEVFLPMGICPRATMPLLRDNFTGVLRHWARPEVLTCTSWAAPIIWDGTFDPHVAEQEARRQNLTIGLTVFAVGRYLEKYLEHFLDSAEQHFMVGQSVVYYVFTDRPEAVPYVTLGQGRLLRVERVQQEKRWQDVSMARMRTLHEALGGQLGQEADYVFCLDVDQHFTSNFGPETLADLVAQLHAWHYHWPRWLLPYERDKRSAAALSFGEGDFYYHAALFGGSVAALRKLTAHCAFGQQLDRESGIEAIWHDESHLNKFFWLYKPTKVLSPEFCWDLQIGWRTEIHTPRLLWEPKEYALVRN; via the exons ATGGCTCTAGGGGCGGAATGGGGATTGAGCTGGCTAAGGTCACATGGATGCTACAGAaaacaggaaggacagagacaaagaggCCAAGGGACGCCAACCTGGGCGCTACCAAG GGCCAAGAAGAGACTCGTGTGGCAGCTCCTCCTGACTGCATTTGGCTTCTTAGGCCTGTACCTGTGCAGGCTCGGTAGTCTCAG GTCGTTAGAAGTCTTCCTCCCCATGGGCATCTGCCCTAGGGCCACAATGCCTCTGCTGAGGGACAACTTTACAGGTGTCCTGCGACACTG GGCCCGGCCTGAAGTCCTCACCTGTACCTCTTGGGCAGCACCTATCATTTGGGATGGTACCTTCGACCCACATGTAGCCGAGCAAGAGGCGAGACGGCAGAACCTCACCATTGGACTGACTGTGTTTGCTGTAGGCAG GTACCTGGAGAAGTACCTGGAACACTTTCTGGACTCTGCAGAGCAGCACTTCATGGTGGGTCAGAGCGTGGTGTACTATGTGTTCACCGATCGCCCGGAAGCAGTGCCCTATGTGACGCTGGGCCAAGGTCGCCTGCTGCGGGTGGAACGTGTGCAGCAAGAGAAACGCTGGCAGGATGTGTCCATGGCGCGCATGCGCACGCTACACGAGGCGCTGGGAGGGCAGCTGGGGCAAGAGGCTGACTATGTATTCTGCCTGGATGTTGACCAGCACTTCACCAGTAACTTCGGGCCCGAGACACTGGCTGATCTGGTGGCGCAGCTGCACGCCTGGCACTACCACTGGCCGCGGTGGCTGCTGCCCTATGAGCGGGACAAGCGATCAGCTGCTGCCCTGTCGTTTGGCGAGGGCGACTTCTACTACCACGCGGCCTTGTTCGGGGGCAGTGTGGCGGCACTGCGCAAGCTGACGGCTCACTGTGCGTTTGGCCAGCAGCTGGACCGTGAGAGTGGCATCGAGGCGATCTGGCACGACGAGAGCCACCTCAACAAGTTCTTCTGGCTGTACAAGCCCACCAAGGTTCTGTCGCCTGAGTTCTGCTGGGATCTGCAAATTGGCTGGAGGACAGAGATCCACACCCCTCGCCTGCTCTGGGAGCCCAAGGAGTATGCACTTGTGCGAAACTAG